A single genomic interval of Agromyces cerinus harbors:
- a CDS encoding formylglycine-generating enzyme family protein has product MTDIEMASIDGGTVGLHDARRKERWSVELEPFEIGVYPVTQEQLAEMLGETATHPRRPATDVSWLRAIRFCNAASEWEGLDPAYTYDGEDVTWHVDSDGFRLPTEAEWEFACRAGSTRPHYGPLDEVAWTSADGVTAPQDVGGKHPNLNGLFDTLGNVWEWCWDLLDPARYDAYRVFRGGGFADDAWSVRASVRRGGAPRMHHEDVGFRVARGGFETTDAAQGWSAAADLERAAIDGPLPSGWTPRG; this is encoded by the coding sequence GTGACCGACATCGAGATGGCGAGCATCGACGGCGGCACCGTCGGCCTGCACGACGCGCGCCGCAAGGAGCGCTGGAGCGTCGAGCTCGAGCCGTTCGAGATCGGGGTGTACCCGGTGACGCAGGAGCAGCTCGCCGAGATGCTCGGCGAGACGGCGACGCATCCGCGCCGCCCGGCGACCGACGTGAGCTGGCTGCGGGCGATCCGCTTCTGCAACGCGGCATCCGAGTGGGAGGGCCTCGACCCCGCCTACACGTATGACGGCGAAGACGTCACCTGGCACGTCGACTCCGACGGGTTCCGCCTGCCGACCGAGGCCGAGTGGGAGTTCGCGTGCCGTGCCGGCTCGACGCGCCCGCACTACGGCCCACTCGACGAGGTCGCCTGGACGAGCGCCGACGGCGTGACCGCGCCGCAGGACGTGGGCGGCAAGCATCCGAACCTCAACGGCCTCTTCGACACGCTCGGCAACGTGTGGGAGTGGTGCTGGGACCTGCTCGACCCGGCCCGCTACGACGCGTACCGCGTCTTCCGCGGCGGCGGTTTCGCCGACGACGCGTGGAGCGTGCGAGCCTCGGTGCGCCGGGGCGGCGCGCCACGCATGCACCACGAAGACGTCGGCTTCCGTGTCGCGCGAGGCGGCTTCGAGACGACGGATGCCGCGCAGGGCTGGTCTGCGGCCGCGGACCTGGAGCGGGCGGCGATCGACGGGCCGCTGCCGTCGGGGTGGACCCCTCGCGGCTGA
- a CDS encoding peptidoglycan-binding domain-containing protein: protein MNTDRAGMSGLLATAMVSIAVVVALAGCTEGADSVDRAKAQVTAKEKAVASAQAEFDAASEAFCGASSDYISALDRYGDVLNDTAPTVGDVQVAGADLADPRDDAFDDAEAAVAAQQALVTAQQELVEAQTALAAAEAGPTGTPSVVPAAPTSTPLAPTASVDRVEQAEADFEDAQASVTEQTPLADASEQFNSAVVALEMAWLTLFADAGCLTDDQQVQAVTAVGAYTYALQGDLATAGYYTGTVDGVSGPMTVQAIEDLQEANGLPVTGTVDKATAAALQAELVALGGAAAQDSLASTAAVQQTLNLVGFWDGPVDGVWTDELTAALQAFQTELGVEPTGAVDAATIAAFEQAIAEMTAPDAEPSPSASPTSPPAG from the coding sequence GTGAACACAGATCGAGCGGGGATGTCGGGGCTCCTCGCAACTGCCATGGTGTCGATCGCTGTCGTGGTGGCGCTCGCCGGATGCACGGAGGGCGCTGACAGCGTCGACCGGGCCAAGGCGCAGGTGACCGCGAAGGAGAAGGCCGTGGCGAGCGCCCAGGCCGAGTTCGACGCAGCATCCGAAGCGTTCTGCGGTGCAAGCAGCGACTACATCAGCGCACTCGATCGGTACGGCGACGTGCTGAACGACACCGCACCCACCGTCGGCGACGTGCAGGTCGCGGGTGCCGATCTCGCGGATCCCCGCGACGACGCGTTCGACGACGCCGAAGCTGCGGTCGCTGCGCAACAGGCACTCGTGACCGCCCAGCAGGAACTCGTCGAGGCGCAGACCGCCCTCGCCGCGGCGGAGGCGGGGCCGACCGGCACGCCATCCGTCGTTCCGGCCGCGCCGACCAGCACGCCGCTGGCGCCGACCGCCTCGGTCGATCGGGTGGAGCAGGCCGAAGCCGACTTCGAAGACGCGCAGGCGTCGGTCACCGAGCAGACGCCGCTGGCCGACGCATCCGAGCAGTTCAACAGTGCGGTGGTCGCGCTCGAGATGGCGTGGCTCACGCTCTTCGCCGATGCCGGTTGCCTCACCGACGACCAGCAGGTGCAGGCAGTGACGGCGGTCGGCGCGTACACGTACGCGCTGCAGGGGGACCTCGCCACGGCCGGGTACTACACGGGCACCGTCGACGGGGTGTCGGGGCCGATGACCGTGCAGGCGATCGAAGACCTGCAGGAGGCGAACGGATTGCCAGTGACCGGCACGGTCGACAAGGCGACGGCCGCGGCGCTCCAGGCCGAACTCGTGGCGCTCGGTGGCGCCGCCGCTCAGGACTCGCTCGCATCGACGGCTGCCGTGCAGCAGACGCTGAACCTCGTCGGCTTCTGGGACGGACCGGTCGACGGGGTGTGGACGGATGAGCTCACCGCGGCGCTGCAGGCGTTCCAGACCGAACTCGGCGTCGAGCCGACGGGTGCCGTCGATGCCGCGACGATCGCCGCCTTCGAACAGGCGATCGCCGAGATGACCGCGCCGGATGCCGAGCCGAGCCCGTCGGCGTCGCCGACGAGCCCGCCGGCCGGCTGA
- a CDS encoding DNA alkylation repair protein — MTTPAAEFIDRTLQAEGSEERAIADAARIAGGLRFYGASMGAVRGTVRDARRRHPELSHDEVTALASELWAEPVYERRLAAVVLLQGQVPTLLVSDFTRLEQLLRSAGVRDLVDPLVADVVHPLLDRLEGADAARARRIVDRWASEGLMRES; from the coding sequence GTGACAACGCCCGCCGCAGAGTTCATCGACCGCACCCTCCAGGCCGAGGGATCGGAGGAGCGCGCGATCGCGGATGCCGCGCGCATCGCGGGCGGGCTGCGGTTCTACGGTGCGTCGATGGGCGCGGTGCGGGGCACCGTGAGAGACGCGCGGCGGCGGCATCCGGAACTGTCGCATGACGAGGTCACCGCGCTCGCGTCGGAGCTGTGGGCGGAGCCGGTGTACGAGCGCCGGCTCGCCGCGGTCGTGCTGCTGCAGGGGCAAGTGCCGACGCTGCTCGTGAGCGACTTCACGCGTCTCGAGCAGTTGCTTCGATCGGCGGGGGTGCGAGACCTCGTCGATCCGCTCGTCGCCGACGTCGTGCATCCACTGCTCGACCGGTTGGAGGGTGCCGACGCGGCGCGGGCTCGGCGCATCGTCGATCGGTGGGCGAGCGAAGGCCTGATGCGCGAATCATGA
- a CDS encoding VOC family protein has protein sequence MRLFDHLGISVEDLPRSIAQFDPVMVALGCTRQDADNGVSWYKGEDELILFPTRESGSGPHRHGKVGWQHLAFPVGSREEVDRLHTIAVDAGWTSVRDPKVFTRFSDRYYASFVEDDNGIRFEFMFNPPKDAVAD, from the coding sequence ATGCGCCTGTTCGACCATCTCGGAATCTCCGTTGAAGACCTGCCCCGCTCGATCGCACAATTCGATCCGGTGATGGTGGCACTCGGCTGCACGCGGCAGGATGCCGACAACGGAGTGTCCTGGTACAAGGGCGAGGACGAGCTCATCCTCTTCCCCACGCGCGAATCGGGCAGCGGCCCGCACCGGCACGGCAAGGTCGGATGGCAGCACCTCGCCTTCCCCGTCGGGTCACGCGAGGAGGTCGACCGTCTGCACACGATCGCCGTCGACGCGGGTTGGACGTCCGTGCGCGACCCGAAGGTGTTCACGCGGTTCAGCGACCGCTACTACGCGTCGTTCGTCGAAGACGACAACGGCATCCGCTTCGAGTTCATGTTCAACCCGCCGAAGGACGCCGTCGCAGACTGA
- the nrdF gene encoding class 1b ribonucleoside-diphosphate reductase subunit beta: MTLTDPVNSASNDPAHTGGKLKLVSHVNAINWNRIQDDKDLEVWNRLVNNFWLPEKIPLSNDIQSWNTLTRDEQVLTMRVFTGLTLLDTIQGTVGAVSLIPDAITPHEEAVYTNIAFMESVHAKSYSSIFSTLCSTKDIDDAFRWSVENENLQKKAAIVMEYYQGDSPLKRKVASTLLESFLFYSGFYLPMYWSSRAKLTNTADMIRLIIRDEAVHGYYIGYKFQKGLEGLSQAERDDLKDYTFSLLYELYDNEVQYTQDLYDGVGLTEDVKKFLHYNANKALMNLGYEPMFPKTVTDVNPAILSALSPNADENHDFFSGSGSSYVIGKAVVTEDEDWDF, from the coding sequence ATGACTCTCACAGACCCGGTGAACTCCGCCAGCAACGACCCCGCCCACACGGGTGGCAAGCTGAAGCTGGTCAGCCACGTCAATGCGATCAACTGGAACCGCATCCAAGACGACAAGGACCTCGAGGTCTGGAACCGTCTGGTCAACAACTTCTGGCTGCCCGAGAAGATTCCGCTGTCGAACGACATCCAGTCGTGGAACACGCTGACCCGTGACGAGCAGGTGCTGACGATGCGCGTGTTCACCGGGCTCACGCTGCTCGACACGATCCAGGGCACGGTCGGCGCGGTCTCGCTCATCCCCGACGCGATCACCCCGCACGAAGAGGCCGTCTACACGAACATCGCGTTCATGGAGTCGGTGCACGCCAAGAGCTACTCGTCGATCTTCTCGACGCTGTGCTCGACGAAGGACATCGACGACGCCTTCCGCTGGTCGGTCGAGAACGAGAACCTTCAGAAGAAGGCCGCGATCGTCATGGAGTACTACCAGGGCGACTCCCCGCTGAAGCGCAAGGTCGCCTCGACGCTGCTCGAGTCGTTCCTCTTCTACTCGGGCTTCTATCTGCCGATGTACTGGTCGAGCCGCGCGAAGCTCACCAACACTGCTGACATGATCCGCCTCATCATCCGCGACGAGGCCGTGCACGGGTACTACATCGGCTACAAGTTCCAGAAGGGACTCGAGGGGCTGTCGCAGGCCGAGCGCGACGACCTGAAGGACTACACGTTCTCGCTGCTCTACGAGCTCTACGACAACGAGGTGCAGTACACGCAAGACCTCTACGACGGCGTCGGCCTGACCGAAGACGTCAAGAAGTTCCTGCACTACAACGCCAACAAGGCCCTCATGAACCTCGGCTACGAGCCGATGTTCCCGAAGACCGTCACCGACGTGAACCCGGCTATTCTCTCGGCGCTCTCGCCGAACGCGGACGAGAACCACGACTTCTTCTCGGGGAGTGGCTCGTCGTACGTGATCGGCAAGGCCGTTGTGACTGAGGATGAGGACTGGGACTTCTGA
- the nrdE gene encoding class 1b ribonucleoside-diphosphate reductase subunit alpha has product MDYHSLNAMLNLYGPNGEIQFDKDREAAREYFLQHVNQNTVFFHSLKERLDYLVEKEYYEQAVLDQYSFEFITKLNDLAYSKKFRFETFLGAFKYYTSYTLKTFDGKRYLERFEDRVVMTALGLAQGDEKLAVNLVEEIIGGRFQPATPTFLNTGKAQRGELVSCFLLRIEDNMESISRGINSALQLSKRGGGVALSLSNIREAGAPIKQIENQSSGIIPVMKLLEDSFSYANQLGARQGAGAVYLNAHHPDIMRFLDTKRENADEKIRIKTLSLGVVVPDIAFELAKNGEDMYLFSPYDVEKVYGKPFGDISVTEKYREMVDNPRIKKTKINAREFFQTIAEIQFESGYPYIVFEDTVNKANPIKGRINMSNLCSEILQVNTPTTYNEDLSYNEIGKDISCNLGSLNIALTMDSPDFGKTVDTAIRGLTAVSNMSHITSVRSIEDGNDKSHAIGLGQMNLHGYLARERIFYGSEEGIDFTNIYFYTVLFHALRASNAIAKERGETFVGFEDSKYASGEFFDKYTDAAWVPATAKVTQLFADSNVHIPTQEDWKALKASIQEHGIYNQNLQAVPPTGSISYINNSTASIHPIASKIEIRKEGKLGRVYYPAAFMTNDNLEYYQDAYEIGYEKVIDTYAAATQHVDQGLSLTLFFKDTATTRDINKAQIYAWKKGIKTIYYIRLRQLALEGTDMTECVSCML; this is encoded by the coding sequence ATGGATTACCACTCCCTGAACGCCATGCTGAACCTCTACGGTCCGAACGGCGAGATCCAGTTCGACAAAGACCGTGAAGCGGCGCGCGAGTATTTCCTGCAGCACGTCAACCAGAACACCGTCTTCTTCCACTCGCTGAAGGAGCGCCTCGACTACCTCGTCGAGAAGGAGTACTACGAGCAGGCCGTGCTCGACCAGTACTCGTTCGAGTTCATCACCAAGCTCAACGACCTGGCGTACTCGAAGAAGTTCCGCTTCGAGACGTTCCTCGGCGCGTTCAAGTACTACACGAGCTACACGCTGAAGACGTTCGACGGCAAGCGCTACCTCGAGCGCTTCGAAGACCGCGTCGTCATGACGGCGCTCGGTCTCGCTCAGGGCGACGAGAAGCTCGCCGTCAACCTCGTCGAAGAGATCATCGGCGGCCGCTTCCAGCCGGCCACCCCGACCTTCCTCAACACGGGCAAGGCCCAGCGCGGCGAGCTCGTCTCCTGCTTCCTGCTCCGCATCGAAGACAACATGGAGTCGATCTCGCGCGGCATCAACTCCGCCCTGCAGCTCTCGAAGCGCGGCGGCGGCGTCGCCCTCTCGCTGAGCAACATCCGCGAGGCCGGCGCCCCGATCAAGCAGATCGAGAACCAGTCGAGCGGCATCATCCCCGTGATGAAGCTCCTCGAGGACTCCTTCAGCTACGCCAACCAGCTCGGTGCCCGCCAGGGCGCCGGCGCGGTGTACCTGAACGCGCACCACCCCGACATCATGCGGTTCCTCGACACCAAGCGCGAGAACGCCGATGAGAAGATCCGCATCAAGACGCTGTCGCTCGGCGTCGTCGTGCCCGACATCGCGTTCGAGCTCGCCAAGAACGGCGAAGACATGTACCTCTTCTCGCCGTACGACGTCGAGAAGGTCTACGGCAAGCCGTTCGGCGACATCTCGGTCACCGAGAAGTACCGCGAGATGGTCGACAACCCGCGCATCAAGAAGACCAAGATCAACGCGCGCGAGTTCTTCCAGACGATCGCAGAGATCCAGTTCGAGAGCGGCTACCCCTACATCGTGTTCGAAGACACGGTGAACAAGGCGAACCCCATCAAGGGCCGCATCAACATGTCGAACCTGTGCTCCGAGATCCTGCAGGTCAACACGCCGACGACGTACAACGAAGACCTGTCGTACAACGAGATCGGCAAGGACATCTCGTGCAACCTCGGCTCGCTGAACATCGCGCTCACGATGGACTCGCCCGACTTCGGCAAGACCGTCGACACCGCCATCCGCGGCCTCACCGCCGTATCGAACATGAGCCACATCACCTCGGTGCGTTCGATCGAAGACGGCAACGACAAGTCGCACGCCATCGGCCTCGGCCAGATGAACCTGCACGGCTACCTCGCCCGTGAGCGCATCTTCTACGGCAGCGAAGAGGGCATCGACTTCACGAACATCTACTTCTACACGGTGCTGTTCCACGCGCTGCGCGCGTCGAACGCCATCGCCAAGGAGCGCGGCGAGACGTTCGTCGGCTTCGAGGACTCGAAGTACGCCTCGGGCGAGTTCTTCGACAAGTACACGGATGCCGCGTGGGTGCCCGCGACCGCCAAGGTCACGCAGCTCTTCGCCGACTCGAACGTGCACATCCCGACGCAGGAGGACTGGAAGGCGCTGAAGGCCTCCATCCAGGAGCACGGCATCTACAACCAGAACCTGCAGGCCGTGCCGCCGACCGGTTCGATCTCGTACATCAACAACTCGACGGCCTCGATCCACCCGATCGCGTCGAAGATCGAGATCCGGAAGGAAGGCAAGCTCGGTCGCGTCTACTACCCGGCTGCGTTCATGACGAACGACAACCTCGAGTACTACCAGGACGCGTACGAGATCGGCTACGAGAAGGTCATCGACACCTACGCCGCAGCGACGCAGCACGTCGACCAGGGCCTCTCGCTCACCCTGTTCTTCAAGGACACGGCGACGACGCGCGACATCAACAAGGCGCAGATCTACGCATGGAAGAAGGGGATCAAGACGATCTACTACATCCGCCTGCGTCAGCTCGCGCTCGAGGGCACGGACATGACCGAGTGCGTCTCGTGCATGCTCTGA
- the nrdI gene encoding class Ib ribonucleoside-diphosphate reductase assembly flavoprotein NrdI has product MTNLVYFSSVSGNTKRFIEKLGRPAARIPLHAREEALHVDEPYVLVVPTYGGGDGKGAVPKQVIRFLNDPDNRSNIRGVISAGNTNFGTAFCLAGDIIAAKTGVPHLYRFEVFGTPDDVRAVDDGLDAFWQTQQQLTA; this is encoded by the coding sequence ATGACGAATCTGGTCTACTTCTCGAGCGTCTCGGGCAACACGAAGCGCTTCATCGAGAAGCTCGGCCGCCCTGCGGCCCGCATCCCGCTGCATGCGCGTGAAGAAGCACTGCACGTCGACGAGCCCTACGTGCTCGTCGTGCCGACCTATGGCGGCGGCGACGGCAAGGGTGCCGTTCCGAAGCAGGTCATCCGCTTCCTGAACGATCCCGACAACCGCTCGAACATCCGCGGCGTCATCAGCGCGGGCAACACCAACTTCGGTACGGCCTTCTGCCTGGCCGGCGACATCATCGCCGCCAAGACGGGGGTGCCGCACCTCTACCGCTTCGAAGTATTCGGAACACCAGACGACGTTCGCGCCGTCGACGATGGATTGGACGCATTTTGGCAAACGCAACAGCAACTGACGGCGTAG
- the nrdH gene encoding glutaredoxin-like protein NrdH, with the protein MTVTVYTKPSCVQCNATYRALDSKGIEYEVLDLSVDESALAQVKELGYLQAPVVITDEGHWSGFRPDKIDELASRLA; encoded by the coding sequence ATGACGGTCACGGTCTACACCAAGCCTTCTTGCGTCCAGTGCAACGCGACGTATCGCGCCCTCGACAGTAAGGGCATCGAGTACGAAGTGCTCGACCTCTCTGTCGACGAGAGCGCCCTTGCGCAGGTCAAAGAGCTGGGCTACCTGCAGGCTCCGGTCGTCATCACCGACGAAGGCCACTGGTCGGGATTCCGTCCCGACAAGATCGACGAACTCGCCTCCCGCCTCGCCTAG